From one Paeniglutamicibacter psychrophenolicus genomic stretch:
- a CDS encoding HNH endonuclease signature motif containing protein — translation MSNTSSSTEEVLAAIDGVLGTATALPAPDTAAPGHRVRVLAALEPVLGRAIDDALAAVDGSPVLAAALAQLVERIAHAGARAQVLAAGACAETEAHTLTDAALAAVDTALADPAAFARGATHLPADETSAADRKSLHAGPAEFLASRLHLEYFQARHRLLSHERLHEHLDETGTLVPPRYPELGRVVDGGGADPRAVAIAAAKLEGLEPSLEAQSDPGAARQELLEKVTGILRQGDAKDLGKLIKNAAEKLDASVLERQEAAMARHLGLRFRTRKAAGFLWELLVDAEGQERLCTLADDLNNPRTASGTPAAPFAPVDDGPAPERPGRGTGAGPCIAADSEPAPPIPDWAANPDTPESLRPRAGFTDVGRPLPPENPYGLPDGDKYPGESAREANARRRAQRLSQALFDALQTWMDPAGTPKEGMPMKSRIELLVMIDYAALTGALESAGFTAHGHEISAATARRMACNAGITPVVMGGRSEPLDVGRRKRFFTKGQKRAIAARDRGCANPGCSMPVHRTEVHHIKPYSEGGKTQVSNGILLCIRCHTAFHAGHFGITVVDGIPLVVLPASRDPLRRPRRNWVFHPETAAA, via the coding sequence ATGAGCAACACATCCAGCAGCACCGAGGAGGTGCTCGCCGCCATCGACGGGGTGCTGGGGACCGCAACGGCGCTCCCGGCCCCGGACACGGCCGCGCCCGGGCACCGGGTGCGGGTGCTCGCGGCCCTGGAGCCGGTGCTGGGCAGGGCCATCGACGATGCCCTCGCGGCGGTCGACGGCTCCCCGGTGCTGGCCGCCGCCCTGGCACAGCTGGTTGAACGCATCGCCCACGCCGGGGCCCGTGCCCAGGTCCTCGCCGCCGGTGCCTGCGCCGAGACCGAGGCCCACACACTCACCGATGCCGCGCTGGCCGCGGTGGACACGGCACTGGCGGACCCGGCCGCCTTCGCCCGCGGGGCCACGCACCTGCCCGCCGACGAGACCAGCGCCGCGGACCGCAAATCCCTGCACGCGGGCCCGGCCGAGTTCCTCGCCTCCCGCCTCCACCTCGAATACTTCCAGGCCCGTCACCGGCTGCTTTCCCACGAACGCCTGCACGAGCACCTCGACGAGACCGGAACCCTGGTGCCGCCGCGGTACCCGGAGCTGGGCAGGGTCGTGGACGGAGGAGGAGCAGATCCGCGCGCCGTCGCCATCGCCGCGGCCAAGCTCGAGGGGCTGGAACCGTCCCTGGAAGCGCAATCCGATCCCGGCGCGGCCCGGCAGGAGCTGCTGGAAAAGGTCACCGGGATCCTCCGGCAGGGGGACGCCAAGGACCTGGGCAAGCTCATCAAGAACGCCGCCGAAAAACTTGACGCCAGCGTGCTGGAGCGCCAGGAGGCCGCCATGGCCCGCCATCTGGGACTGCGTTTCCGCACCCGCAAGGCCGCCGGGTTCCTCTGGGAACTGCTCGTCGATGCCGAGGGCCAGGAAAGGCTTTGCACCCTCGCCGACGACCTGAACAACCCGCGGACCGCTTCCGGCACCCCCGCCGCACCCTTCGCCCCCGTCGACGATGGCCCGGCACCGGAACGGCCGGGCAGGGGAACCGGCGCGGGCCCGTGCATCGCCGCAGATTCCGAGCCGGCCCCGCCGATCCCGGATTGGGCAGCCAACCCGGACACCCCGGAATCCCTTCGCCCGCGCGCGGGCTTCACCGATGTGGGCAGGCCGCTGCCGCCCGAGAACCCCTACGGGTTGCCGGACGGGGACAAATACCCCGGGGAATCCGCCCGCGAGGCAAACGCCCGGCGCCGAGCCCAGCGCCTGTCGCAGGCGCTGTTCGACGCCTTGCAGACCTGGATGGACCCGGCCGGCACCCCGAAGGAAGGGATGCCGATGAAGTCCCGCATCGAATTGCTGGTCATGATCGACTACGCCGCCCTCACCGGGGCCCTGGAATCGGCCGGGTTCACGGCCCACGGCCACGAGATCTCCGCCGCCACCGCCCGCCGGATGGCGTGCAACGCCGGGATCACCCCGGTGGTGATGGGAGGGCGCAGCGAGCCCCTGGATGTGGGGCGGCGCAAGCGCTTCTTCACCAAGGGCCAGAAGCGCGCCATCGCCGCGCGCGACCGCGGCTGCGCCAATCCCGGCTGCTCCATGCCCGTCCACCGGACCGAAGTGCATCACATCAAGCCATACTCTGAAGGTGGAAAGACCCAAGTCAGTAACGGTATATTATTGTGCATCCGGTGTCACACGGCCTTCCACGCGGGGCACTTCGGCATCACCGTCGTCGACGGCATCCCGCTCGTGGTGCTTCCCGCCTCCCGGGACCCGCTCCGAAGACCCCGGCGGAACTGGGTCTTTCACCCCGAAACCGCAGCCGCCTGA
- a CDS encoding DUF3499 domain-containing protein, with product MGSNRLCSRSACRQPAIATLTYVYADSTAVLGPLATYAEPHCYDLCDLHAQRLTAPLGWQVLRLALPEQGRLRNDDLYALANAVREDEALPVAAPPLETPSPRSAPPAIEPGDSQSLTRRHLRVLREGNMEP from the coding sequence GTGGGATCCAATAGACTTTGTTCACGTTCGGCATGCCGCCAGCCGGCCATCGCCACCTTGACGTATGTGTACGCCGACTCGACGGCGGTGCTCGGTCCGTTGGCGACCTATGCGGAACCGCATTGCTACGACCTGTGCGACCTCCATGCGCAGCGCCTGACCGCGCCGCTGGGGTGGCAGGTCCTGCGCCTGGCACTGCCCGAGCAGGGACGGTTGCGCAACGACGACCTCTACGCCCTGGCCAACGCGGTGCGGGAAGACGAGGCGCTCCCCGTCGCGGCCCCGCCCCTCGAGACCCCGTCCCCGCGCAGTGCCCCGCCGGCCATCGAGCCCGGCGATTCCCAGTCCCTGACCCGTCGCCACCTGCGGGTACTGCGCGAAGGGAACATGGAGCCCTAA
- a CDS encoding glycosyltransferase family 2 protein: protein MAAHNGADFLPRTLAALRAQTRLVDRFVGVDASSADGSVDLLRQHLPSDATILNVPEHSFGHSVMAAVQSLGAPRAGRTEWLWLIHDDSVPELNALEKLVTVVEATESVTIAGCKQLDLDSPRRLLDVGLGVNKYAERLTLIEIDEVDQGQYDARTDSFAVTSAGMLIRRDVFEALGGFDPALPGLGDDMDLCWRNRLMGNRVVIVPAAKIHHKAAVVRALAGPAETRRAEVFMRLKHAPGWAIPFLVLGAVLGGIHRFLLSVLAKDPAYAFGQLGATFRAVGTPLKLSRSRAAAAATRKVPRNSISRLLTDQALVREHRKHMIDSLDGATVYGDGTGAMTSQDPSGDNRNDFAAMAAPNRTSAFVSAVIAVLATLAVSLVGLRALLGAGAVAGGALLPISTKATEIFANATGWWANLGSGSPAGGDPIDYFHWLLALVGGGNANAAAVVLSLAAMPLAALSAWLGLGAVTRSRAARMVGGLLWGLAPVLQVSLGSGRAGAVLVHVLAPLLLLALLRSVGAGVDFGSRRGPEARGASHPGVGSVPSWTAAAAAALLLVPVAAGSPAAGLALLVLIVLTAIVLRSRAKTLWWVPLPMLVFHLPLVVAALGNPRVLLTDPGLALPHDAAPLWAQALGFPSAFDFRGIPAGFDFMPAGPWALVLVLLVGAPLLLFAVIGLFAGGRNASLPLARALWLGGVLMLAAGYGASLVPSAVAGDTFVTAFNGPFISFFILGLLFAAGLGISVFRGERTGVPAASADRAPRIATGALAWASALLGISVLVAGANWIVAQNPVPATAEGGTATFTELGAASLLQPVAPRTLPATAADRGLGAYEDRTLVLAQNADGAIGAALMNGAGTTADALSQTASANRLVGGLIDPALRESDDAGRLVEQAVATLVSDSALDPRTELASLGAGFVVLQDQRQTASALVARLDAVPGLVAVGQTESGWLWRVEPKERIPGADNATDSTARVRIMAGDKTVALLPSHRGAVSGAELPAGDANRMLVMAERADPGWKATLDGVELKPTSVAAATGKGADATGTGAETAKWAQGFELGAAGGTLELHYQSPYQVPVAIAQLVVLFLALLLVVPIPRSRRFAARRLDEYRTRGNAESIDELDRGHRAAAAKEKK from the coding sequence GTGGCTGCCCACAATGGTGCAGATTTCTTGCCACGGACCCTGGCCGCGCTGCGCGCCCAGACGCGCCTGGTCGACCGCTTCGTCGGGGTCGACGCGTCCTCCGCCGATGGCTCGGTGGACCTGTTGCGCCAGCACCTGCCCTCCGATGCCACGATCCTGAACGTGCCGGAGCACAGCTTCGGGCACTCGGTGATGGCCGCTGTCCAGTCCCTCGGGGCCCCGCGGGCCGGGCGCACCGAGTGGCTCTGGCTGATCCACGACGACTCGGTGCCGGAGCTGAACGCCCTGGAAAAGCTGGTGACAGTCGTCGAGGCCACCGAATCGGTGACGATAGCCGGCTGCAAGCAACTTGACCTGGATTCCCCGCGCCGCCTGCTGGACGTGGGCCTGGGCGTGAACAAGTACGCCGAGCGGCTGACCCTCATCGAGATCGACGAGGTCGACCAGGGCCAGTACGACGCGCGCACCGACTCCTTCGCGGTGACCAGCGCCGGAATGCTGATCCGCCGCGACGTCTTCGAGGCACTCGGCGGCTTCGACCCCGCGCTTCCCGGGCTGGGCGACGACATGGACTTGTGCTGGCGCAACCGCCTCATGGGCAACCGCGTGGTCATCGTGCCCGCGGCCAAGATCCACCACAAGGCAGCGGTCGTCCGCGCCCTGGCCGGGCCGGCCGAAACCCGCCGCGCCGAGGTCTTCATGCGCCTGAAGCACGCCCCGGGATGGGCCATCCCGTTCCTGGTTCTCGGCGCGGTGCTCGGCGGGATCCACCGCTTCCTGCTGTCGGTGCTCGCCAAGGACCCCGCGTACGCCTTCGGCCAGCTCGGTGCCACGTTCCGTGCCGTGGGCACCCCCCTGAAACTTTCCCGCTCCCGCGCAGCAGCGGCGGCCACCCGCAAGGTCCCGCGCAACTCTATTTCCCGGCTGCTCACCGACCAGGCATTGGTGCGCGAACACCGCAAGCACATGATCGACTCCCTGGACGGGGCAACCGTCTACGGCGACGGCACCGGGGCCATGACCTCGCAGGACCCCAGCGGAGACAACCGCAACGACTTCGCGGCAATGGCCGCACCCAACCGCACCTCCGCCTTCGTCAGCGCAGTCATCGCCGTGCTGGCCACCCTGGCGGTGTCCCTCGTCGGGCTGCGCGCCCTGCTGGGCGCCGGTGCCGTGGCGGGCGGCGCACTGCTGCCGATCTCCACCAAGGCCACCGAGATCTTCGCCAACGCCACCGGCTGGTGGGCCAACCTCGGATCCGGCAGCCCCGCGGGCGGGGACCCGATCGACTACTTCCATTGGCTGCTGGCGCTGGTAGGAGGCGGCAACGCCAATGCCGCGGCCGTGGTGCTGAGCCTGGCCGCCATGCCGCTGGCGGCGCTAAGCGCCTGGCTGGGCCTGGGCGCTGTCACCCGCTCGCGTGCCGCCCGCATGGTCGGCGGATTGCTCTGGGGCCTGGCCCCGGTGCTGCAGGTTTCCCTGGGGTCCGGGCGCGCCGGGGCCGTGCTGGTGCACGTGCTCGCGCCGCTGCTGCTGCTGGCGCTGCTGCGCTCCGTGGGCGCCGGGGTCGACTTCGGCTCCCGCCGCGGCCCCGAGGCGCGCGGCGCCTCGCATCCCGGTGTCGGTTCCGTCCCCTCGTGGACCGCCGCCGCGGCGGCCGCGCTGCTGCTGGTTCCGGTTGCCGCCGGCTCCCCGGCCGCGGGCCTGGCCCTGCTGGTGCTCATCGTGCTGACAGCCATCGTGCTGCGCTCACGGGCCAAGACCCTGTGGTGGGTGCCGCTGCCGATGCTGGTCTTCCACCTGCCGCTGGTGGTTGCAGCCCTGGGCAACCCGCGTGTGCTGCTCACCGACCCGGGACTGGCCCTGCCCCACGACGCGGCCCCGCTGTGGGCCCAGGCACTTGGCTTCCCGAGCGCCTTTGACTTCCGCGGCATCCCGGCAGGATTCGACTTCATGCCCGCCGGGCCCTGGGCACTGGTCCTGGTCCTGCTCGTCGGGGCCCCGCTGCTGCTCTTTGCCGTCATTGGCCTCTTTGCCGGTGGGCGGAACGCCTCGCTGCCGCTGGCCCGCGCACTGTGGTTGGGCGGCGTGCTGATGCTCGCCGCCGGGTACGGTGCCTCCCTGGTGCCCTCCGCCGTGGCGGGGGACACCTTCGTTACCGCATTCAACGGCCCCTTCATCTCCTTCTTCATCCTGGGATTGCTCTTCGCCGCGGGCCTGGGGATCTCGGTCTTCCGCGGCGAGCGCACCGGTGTGCCTGCCGCATCCGCGGATCGTGCGCCCCGCATCGCCACCGGGGCCCTGGCGTGGGCCTCGGCCCTGCTGGGCATTTCCGTCCTGGTGGCCGGGGCCAACTGGATCGTGGCGCAGAACCCGGTTCCGGCCACGGCCGAGGGCGGCACTGCCACCTTCACCGAGCTCGGTGCCGCCAGCCTGCTGCAGCCGGTCGCCCCGCGCACGCTGCCGGCCACCGCGGCCGACCGCGGGCTGGGCGCCTACGAGGATCGCACCCTGGTGCTGGCCCAAAACGCCGACGGGGCCATCGGCGCCGCGTTGATGAACGGGGCCGGCACCACCGCCGATGCCCTGTCCCAGACGGCATCCGCAAATCGCTTGGTCGGCGGGCTGATCGACCCGGCGCTGCGTGAATCCGATGATGCCGGGCGCCTGGTCGAACAGGCCGTGGCGACCCTGGTGTCCGATTCGGCGTTGGATCCGCGGACGGAACTGGCTTCCCTGGGCGCCGGCTTCGTGGTGCTGCAGGACCAGCGACAGACCGCCTCGGCCCTGGTGGCACGCCTCGACGCCGTTCCGGGCCTGGTTGCCGTGGGGCAAACCGAGTCCGGCTGGCTGTGGCGCGTGGAACCGAAGGAAAGGATCCCCGGCGCGGACAACGCCACCGACTCGACCGCCCGGGTGCGCATCATGGCCGGTGACAAGACCGTGGCCCTGCTGCCCTCGCACCGCGGAGCGGTCTCCGGGGCCGAACTCCCGGCCGGGGACGCGAACCGGATGCTGGTCATGGCCGAACGCGCCGACCCGGGATGGAAGGCAACCCTTGACGGGGTGGAACTGAAACCCACCAGCGTTGCCGCCGCCACCGGCAAGGGTGCCGATGCCACGGGCACCGGCGCCGAAACCGCGAAGTGGGCCCAGGGCTTTGAGCTGGGCGCCGCCGGCGGCACCCTGGAACTGCATTACCAGAGCCCCTACCAGGTGCCCGTGGCCATCGCCCAGCTCGTCGTGCTGTTTCTGGCCCTGTTGCTGGTCGTCCCGATCCCGCGCAGCCGCCGCTTTGCCGCCCGCCGCCTGGACGAATACCGCACCCGCGGCAACGCCGAAAGCATTGACGAACTCGATCGCGGACACCGTGCCGCGGCGGCCAAGGAGAAGAAGTGA
- the ahcY gene encoding adenosylhomocysteinase — protein MGLGHKVADLSLHEAGRHQIRLAEHEMPGLMSLRAEYSASKPLAGARIAGSLHMTVQTAVLIETLVALGAAVRWASCNIFSTQDEAAAAVVVGAGTPENPEGVPVFAWKGESLEDYWWTAEQILSWPGAEQDPELGPNLILDDGGDATMLVHLGAQYEAAGAVPGPEAATSLEHAIVLDTLRASLAGDPARFTRIAAGILGASEETTTGVMRLNQMASAGTLLFPAINVNDSVTKSKFDNKYGIRHSLPDGIMRATDVLIGGKVVVICGYGDVGKGAAEAMAGQGARVIVTEIDPICALQAAMDGYQVARLETVLGAGDIFVTTTGGTGIITAAHLQSMKDKAIVGNVGHFDDEIDMAGLAAVPGVRKVEIKAQVHEWTFAAGTAAERSVIVLSEGRLLNLGNATGHPSFVMSCSFSNQVLAQIELFTKAGTGEYAKAVHVLPKILDEKVARLHLAALGVELTTLTETQAAYLGLAVSGPYKPEAYRY, from the coding sequence ATGGGACTCGGGCACAAGGTCGCCGACCTGTCCCTGCATGAGGCAGGACGCCACCAGATCCGCCTGGCCGAACACGAGATGCCCGGGCTGATGTCCCTGCGCGCCGAGTACTCGGCGTCGAAGCCGCTGGCCGGTGCCCGCATCGCCGGCTCCCTGCACATGACGGTGCAGACCGCGGTGCTGATCGAGACCCTCGTCGCCCTGGGCGCGGCGGTCCGCTGGGCCTCCTGCAACATCTTCTCCACCCAGGACGAGGCCGCCGCCGCAGTGGTCGTGGGCGCCGGCACCCCCGAAAACCCGGAAGGGGTCCCGGTCTTCGCCTGGAAGGGCGAATCCCTGGAAGACTACTGGTGGACCGCCGAACAGATCCTTTCCTGGCCCGGTGCCGAACAGGACCCGGAGCTTGGCCCGAACCTGATCCTGGATGACGGCGGGGACGCCACCATGCTGGTGCACCTGGGCGCGCAGTACGAGGCCGCCGGCGCGGTGCCCGGACCCGAGGCCGCGACAAGCCTCGAACACGCCATCGTGCTCGACACCCTGCGCGCCTCCCTGGCCGGGGACCCGGCCAGGTTCACCCGCATCGCCGCAGGCATCCTGGGCGCCAGCGAGGAAACCACCACCGGGGTGATGCGCCTGAACCAGATGGCGTCCGCCGGCACGCTGCTCTTCCCGGCGATCAACGTCAACGACTCGGTGACCAAGTCCAAGTTCGACAACAAGTACGGCATCCGCCACTCGCTGCCCGACGGGATCATGCGCGCCACCGACGTGCTGATCGGCGGCAAGGTCGTGGTCATTTGCGGCTACGGGGACGTGGGCAAGGGCGCCGCGGAGGCCATGGCCGGGCAGGGCGCGCGGGTCATCGTCACCGAGATCGACCCGATCTGCGCGCTGCAGGCCGCGATGGACGGCTACCAGGTCGCCCGCCTCGAAACCGTGCTGGGGGCCGGTGACATCTTCGTGACCACCACCGGCGGCACCGGCATCATCACCGCCGCGCACCTGCAGTCCATGAAGGACAAGGCCATCGTGGGCAACGTGGGCCACTTCGACGACGAGATCGACATGGCCGGGCTGGCCGCGGTCCCGGGCGTGCGCAAGGTCGAGATCAAGGCCCAGGTGCACGAATGGACCTTCGCGGCCGGGACCGCGGCGGAGCGCTCGGTCATCGTGCTCTCCGAGGGCCGGCTGCTGAACCTGGGCAACGCCACCGGACACCCGTCGTTCGTGATGTCCTGCTCCTTCAGCAACCAGGTGCTGGCGCAGATCGAGCTGTTCACCAAGGCCGGCACCGGGGAGTACGCCAAGGCCGTCCACGTGCTGCCCAAGATCCTCGACGAGAAAGTCGCCCGGCTGCACCTGGCCGCGCTGGGCGTGGAGCTGACCACCCTGACCGAGACCCAGGCCGCGTACCTGGGCCTGGCGGTTTCGGGGCCGTACAAGCCCGAAGCGTACCGCTACTAA
- a CDS encoding Trm112 family protein produces the protein MSNLSAQLIAQLRCPVTGSTLVQHGDILVSTGTGANGETYSYDIIEGIPVMLASEATTIPARGQG, from the coding sequence ATGTCGAATCTCTCAGCGCAACTCATCGCCCAGCTCCGTTGCCCCGTCACCGGCTCCACCTTGGTGCAGCACGGGGACATCCTGGTCTCCACTGGCACCGGTGCCAACGGCGAAACCTACAGCTACGACATCATTGAAGGCATCCCGGTCATGCTGGCCTCCGAGGCCACGACCATCCCGGCCAGGGGCCAAGGCTAG
- a CDS encoding WhiB family transcriptional regulator, producing the protein MGNVDRSFNEAATTGIAPNFNGGRGVPADWFVDPAAPGPDQESNGSRVLTPAEETAAFLAAHDAANDLVTEPTPSWAPSLDASADGKSPAQAIWIGLGSEDEEGELGWQSEALCAQTDPEAFFPEKGGSTRDAKRVCGACNVRSECLEYALTNDERFGIWGGLSERERRRLRKRAV; encoded by the coding sequence ATGGGGAACGTGGATCGAAGCTTCAACGAAGCCGCAACGACGGGAATTGCGCCCAACTTCAACGGCGGCCGGGGTGTGCCGGCGGACTGGTTCGTGGACCCTGCGGCTCCCGGCCCGGACCAGGAATCCAATGGTTCGAGGGTCCTGACCCCGGCCGAGGAAACCGCTGCCTTCCTTGCGGCGCATGATGCCGCCAACGACCTGGTCACCGAACCGACCCCCTCCTGGGCACCAAGCCTGGATGCGTCGGCCGACGGCAAGAGCCCGGCCCAGGCCATCTGGATCGGATTGGGGTCCGAGGACGAGGAAGGCGAGCTGGGCTGGCAGTCCGAGGCCCTGTGCGCCCAGACCGACCCCGAGGCGTTCTTCCCCGAAAAGGGCGGATCGACCCGGGACGCCAAGCGCGTGTGCGGCGCCTGCAACGTGCGCTCCGAATGCCTGGAATACGCACTGACCAACGATGAACGCTTTGGGATTTGGGGCGGGTTGTCGGAGCGCGAACGTCGGCGCTTGCGGAAGCGAGCAGTCTAA
- a CDS encoding metallopeptidase family protein yields the protein MSGKLSIDLDGRDPASLGSGSTRRFADRKRNRHGRGRRGPMLLAPMPGARTRAERFEDLLIESAERLADRWGERVTSIDFRILMVPNAKVLERARAEGTRVPWATNRSARPGRPERITLYRRPIEEACVHGPELLPELVHFSIVEQLADLWAMDPQAIDPEYGIWGAGPGA from the coding sequence ATGTCCGGAAAACTGTCGATCGATTTGGACGGGCGCGATCCTGCCTCGTTGGGCAGCGGGTCGACCCGCCGGTTCGCCGACCGCAAGCGCAACCGGCACGGACGCGGCCGCCGCGGGCCGATGCTCCTGGCGCCGATGCCCGGTGCACGCACCCGGGCCGAACGCTTCGAGGACCTTTTGATCGAATCCGCCGAGCGCCTGGCCGACCGCTGGGGCGAGCGGGTGACCTCGATCGATTTCCGCATCCTGATGGTTCCCAACGCCAAGGTTCTCGAGCGGGCCAGGGCCGAAGGCACCCGGGTGCCGTGGGCGACCAACCGCTCCGCGCGCCCCGGGCGACCCGAACGCATCACGCTTTACCGCCGTCCCATCGAGGAGGCGTGCGTCCACGGACCCGAGTTGCTGCCCGAGCTGGTGCATTTCTCCATCGTGGAGCAGCTGGCCGACCTGTGGGCCATGGACCCGCAGGCGATCGATCCCGAATACGGGATCTGGGGCGCCGGCCCGGGCGCCTGA
- a CDS encoding DUF5719 family protein, producing the protein MKNDSRRARREAERVAQAAREAAGLAPGAKLPDDSAPGKDAPAVPSPAPVAATGTAGAQAAEAPATGGGPAPADTAAEAKETEPAASPAGSKESTAKAGARGQRSKTRGRTLGVLGSVGVLCLGAAAIAAGSVFPPATAAPGSEVPVTSLPAGDALASCPATMKLFTGAGTGVDPEFAPASKDAQTSIRAAVLSDSAGRIPGAQMLKNDLTVEKTIAPRLPAQEAEKLTGAGADGTNQRKGALGPVSKYSEPLTVHAQPLGGVQSLVSAVRSYRATDGDLAGLAAAACTAPAAESWLTGAVTTPGSTAVLNLVNPTASVAQVRVDLRGADGMIQAPNLSALAVAPGETKSIVLAGYAPNEKALSAKVASSGGRVNATIQQSTLRGLVPGGLDYLGSAATANNTQVIPGVRILEPKLAGELGKPAANADAVAELVLAATSAEGATVQVRALGPNGEVAIPGGGEVVIASNATARMPLGGLPAGNYTIVVEGDSAVSASVKMVRGTKANEPIDLAWAGAASRLGSEHLMVLPAAGKATVVLSAPEDTATVSVRSLGSDGKLSASRTIELSGSKSVALGEKDFGSGAAALVLSATGAPSYAAAVITDGAYGIAALPVSDAPLGREGVQVVLRD; encoded by the coding sequence GTGAAAAACGATTCCCGCAGGGCACGGCGCGAGGCCGAACGCGTAGCCCAGGCCGCCCGCGAGGCCGCGGGACTCGCTCCCGGCGCGAAGCTGCCCGACGACAGTGCCCCGGGCAAGGATGCTCCCGCGGTGCCGTCCCCGGCACCCGTGGCCGCGACCGGCACCGCCGGCGCGCAGGCAGCCGAGGCACCGGCAACCGGCGGGGGGCCCGCTCCGGCCGACACCGCCGCAGAAGCCAAGGAAACCGAACCTGCCGCTTCACCGGCCGGTTCCAAGGAATCCACCGCCAAGGCCGGGGCACGCGGGCAACGCTCCAAGACCCGTGGCCGGACCCTTGGCGTACTGGGCTCGGTGGGCGTGCTGTGCCTGGGCGCCGCCGCCATCGCCGCGGGTTCCGTCTTCCCGCCGGCCACCGCCGCACCGGGCTCCGAGGTCCCGGTGACCTCGCTGCCCGCGGGCGACGCACTTGCATCCTGCCCGGCAACCATGAAGCTGTTCACCGGCGCCGGAACCGGGGTCGACCCGGAATTCGCCCCGGCCTCCAAGGACGCCCAGACCTCCATCCGCGCCGCGGTGCTCTCCGACTCGGCCGGCCGCATCCCCGGCGCCCAGATGCTCAAGAACGATCTCACGGTCGAAAAGACCATTGCCCCGCGCCTGCCGGCGCAGGAGGCCGAAAAGCTGACCGGCGCCGGAGCCGACGGCACCAACCAGCGCAAGGGAGCCCTGGGCCCGGTGAGCAAGTACTCCGAGCCGCTCACGGTGCACGCCCAGCCGCTGGGCGGGGTCCAGTCCCTGGTCTCGGCCGTGCGCTCCTACCGCGCCACCGACGGCGACCTGGCGGGGCTCGCCGCCGCAGCCTGCACCGCCCCGGCGGCCGAGAGCTGGCTGACCGGTGCCGTCACCACCCCCGGGTCCACCGCGGTGCTGAACCTGGTGAACCCCACCGCCTCCGTGGCCCAGGTGCGCGTGGACCTGCGCGGGGCCGACGGCATGATCCAGGCCCCCAACCTCTCCGCGCTGGCCGTGGCCCCGGGCGAAACCAAATCCATCGTCCTGGCCGGGTATGCCCCCAACGAAAAGGCCCTCTCGGCCAAGGTCGCCTCCAGCGGCGGACGCGTCAACGCGACCATCCAGCAGTCAACGCTGCGCGGACTGGTACCCGGCGGCCTTGACTACCTGGGCTCCGCGGCCACCGCCAACAACACCCAGGTGATCCCCGGGGTCCGGATCCTTGAGCCGAAGCTGGCCGGCGAGCTGGGCAAGCCGGCCGCCAACGCCGACGCTGTGGCCGAACTCGTGCTCGCCGCCACCTCGGCCGAGGGCGCCACCGTGCAGGTGCGGGCCCTGGGCCCCAACGGCGAGGTTGCCATCCCCGGCGGCGGCGAGGTGGTCATCGCCTCCAACGCCACCGCGCGCATGCCGCTGGGCGGGCTTCCGGCCGGGAACTACACCATCGTCGTCGAGGGCGACTCCGCGGTGAGCGCGAGCGTGAAAATGGTCCGCGGCACCAAGGCGAACGAACCCATCGACCTGGCCTGGGCCGGTGCGGCCAGCCGGCTGGGCAGCGAACACCTGATGGTGCTGCCGGCAGCGGGCAAGGCCACCGTGGTGCTGAGCGCCCCGGAGGACACCGCCACGGTGTCGGTGCGTTCGCTGGGCTCCGACGGGAAGCTCTCGGCCAGCCGCACCATCGAATTGTCGGGATCCAAGTCAGTGGCACTGGGGGAGAAGGACTTCGGTTCCGGCGCGGCGGCCCTGGTGCTCTCGGCCACCGGCGCGCCAAGCTACGCCGCCGCCGTTATCACGGACGGGGCCTACGGGATCGCCGCGCTTCCGGTCAGCGATGCGCCGCTGGGTCGCGAGGGCGTCCAGGTCGTGCTGCGGGACTAG